One window from the genome of Micromonospora aurantiaca ATCC 27029 encodes:
- a CDS encoding GntR family transcriptional regulator has product MADRGRIQNVSQPQLSETVASLLRDRIMSGQLRPGERIRLEEVAQETGLSITPVREALLMLRAEDMVELQPRRGHVVAPLSRQDIIDVFSLQGHIAGELAARVAVSITPEQLDDLRQQHERLRRAAQARQVSRVEQLEYEFHRRINRLADARKLSWLLRTVTRYTPSRFYAADAEWRAGMVADHEALLDALAAGDPEAVRPVMARHFTDGAERLVKHLDGLGVWNE; this is encoded by the coding sequence GTGGCGGACCGCGGCAGGATCCAGAACGTCTCTCAGCCCCAGCTCTCCGAGACCGTGGCGAGCCTGCTGCGCGATCGGATCATGTCCGGCCAGCTGCGCCCCGGCGAACGCATCCGGCTCGAAGAGGTCGCCCAGGAGACCGGGCTGAGCATCACGCCGGTACGCGAGGCGCTGCTGATGCTGCGCGCGGAGGACATGGTCGAGCTGCAACCGCGTCGCGGGCACGTGGTGGCGCCGCTGTCGCGGCAGGACATCATCGACGTGTTCAGCCTCCAGGGCCACATCGCCGGTGAGCTGGCCGCCCGGGTCGCCGTCAGCATCACCCCGGAGCAGCTCGACGACCTGCGGCAGCAGCACGAGCGGCTGCGCCGCGCCGCCCAGGCCCGGCAGGTCAGCCGGGTCGAGCAGCTCGAATACGAGTTCCACCGCCGGATCAACCGGCTCGCCGACGCACGCAAGCTGTCCTGGCTGCTGCGCACCGTGACCCGCTACACGCCGTCGCGGTTCTACGCCGCGGACGCGGAGTGGCGGGCCGGCATGGTCGCCGATCACGAGGCGCTGCTCGACGCGCTCGCGGCGGGCGACCCGGAGGCGGTCCGGCCGGTCATGGCCCGGCACTTCACCGACGGCGCGGAGCGGCTGGTCAAGCACCTGGACGGCCTGGGCGTGTGGAACGAGTGA
- a CDS encoding enoyl-CoA hydratase-related protein, producing the protein MSSTVPESEPAGAGLRAATRDGVRTIWFDRPDRRNAMSLEMFRDYYAALVAADADPEVRAVVVTGSGDWFCSGADPEALAALLDERNRDLLAGEFGFPPHLPLTLGTPIVAAMNGGAAGLGLVHALYADVRFMAAQARLSTSFSRLGLVAEYGSAWLLPRLIGVGAALDLLLSGRKVDAVEAFRIGLVQRVLPRDEVLAEAQAYAVALAEHCSPASMAVIRRQVWSGSETGAAEAATDAIRLMVESLAGADFGEALLSRAQGRAPRFAPRGGA; encoded by the coding sequence ATGAGCTCGACCGTGCCGGAGTCCGAACCGGCCGGCGCCGGACTGCGGGCCGCCACCAGAGACGGCGTCCGCACCATCTGGTTCGACCGGCCCGACCGGCGCAACGCGATGTCGCTGGAGATGTTCCGCGACTACTACGCGGCCCTGGTGGCGGCGGACGCCGACCCGGAGGTCCGGGCGGTCGTGGTCACCGGCTCCGGTGACTGGTTCTGCTCCGGCGCCGACCCGGAGGCGCTCGCCGCGCTGCTCGACGAACGCAACCGCGACCTGCTCGCCGGCGAGTTCGGCTTCCCGCCGCACCTGCCGCTGACGCTCGGCACGCCGATCGTCGCCGCGATGAACGGCGGCGCGGCCGGCCTCGGCCTGGTCCACGCGCTCTACGCCGACGTGCGGTTCATGGCGGCGCAGGCGCGCCTGTCCACCTCGTTCAGCCGGCTCGGCCTCGTCGCCGAGTACGGCAGCGCCTGGCTGCTGCCCCGGCTGATCGGCGTCGGCGCCGCGCTGGACCTGCTGCTGTCCGGCCGCAAGGTCGACGCCGTGGAGGCGTTCCGGATCGGACTTGTGCAACGCGTGCTCCCGCGCGACGAGGTGCTGGCCGAGGCACAAGCCTATGCCGTGGCCCTGGCCGAGCACTGCTCACCGGCGTCCATGGCGGTGATCCGGCGGCAGGTGTGGTCGGGCTCGGAGACCGGCGCCGCCGAGGCCGCCACCGACGCGATCCGGCTCATGGTCGAGTCCCTGGCCGGCGCCGACTTCGGCGAGGCCCTGCTCAGCCGGGCCCAGGGCCGCGCACCCCGCTTCGCCCCACGGGGCGGCGCGTGA
- a CDS encoding CaiB/BaiF CoA transferase family protein: MSGPLDGVRVVELAGIGPGPFAAMLLADLGADVVRVDRPEPGALPAGDPGRNLLNRGKRSIVVDLKHPDGAEVVLALAGRAAILIEGWRPGVAERLGVGPEAALARNPGLVYGRMTGWGQDGPLARAAGHDIGYIAVAGALHPIGRAGGPPQIPLNLVGDFGGGSLYLVVGILAALHVAAATGRGQVVDAAIVDGAAHLTTPFAGMLAQGTWRPERGRNLLDGGAPFYDVYATADGGHMAVGALEPQFYAELLRLLGLAGADLPAQHDVAGWPVLRARFAEVFAGRTRDEWTAVFDGTDACVAPVLSLTEAPGHPHLAARGTYEEHFGVRQPAVAPRLSGTPGRVGGPPPAPGADTEPVLTDWGLGAHLPRWLDDGVVGRKQGAAY, encoded by the coding sequence GTGAGCGGCCCGCTCGACGGCGTCCGGGTCGTGGAACTGGCCGGGATCGGACCCGGCCCGTTCGCCGCCATGCTGCTGGCCGACCTCGGCGCCGACGTGGTCCGGGTCGACCGGCCGGAACCCGGCGCGCTCCCGGCCGGTGACCCCGGGCGGAACCTGCTCAACCGGGGCAAACGCTCGATCGTGGTGGACCTGAAGCACCCCGACGGCGCCGAGGTGGTCCTCGCGCTGGCCGGCCGGGCCGCGATCCTGATCGAGGGCTGGCGCCCCGGCGTGGCCGAACGACTCGGCGTCGGCCCGGAGGCCGCGCTGGCCCGCAACCCGGGCCTGGTGTACGGGCGGATGACCGGCTGGGGACAGGACGGGCCGCTGGCCCGCGCCGCCGGCCACGACATCGGCTACATCGCCGTAGCCGGGGCGCTGCACCCGATCGGCCGCGCCGGCGGGCCGCCGCAGATCCCGCTCAACCTGGTCGGCGACTTCGGCGGCGGCTCGCTCTACCTGGTCGTCGGCATCCTGGCCGCGTTGCACGTCGCCGCCGCCACCGGCCGGGGCCAGGTCGTCGACGCCGCCATCGTGGACGGCGCGGCCCACCTCACCACCCCGTTCGCCGGGATGCTCGCGCAGGGCACCTGGCGACCCGAGCGGGGCCGCAACCTGCTCGACGGCGGCGCACCGTTCTACGACGTGTACGCCACCGCCGACGGCGGGCACATGGCTGTGGGCGCGCTGGAACCCCAGTTCTACGCCGAACTGCTGCGGCTGCTCGGGCTCGCAGGCGCGGACCTGCCGGCACAGCACGACGTGGCCGGATGGCCGGTGCTGCGCGCCCGCTTCGCCGAGGTGTTCGCCGGCCGTACCCGCGACGAGTGGACAGCGGTGTTCGACGGCACCGACGCGTGCGTCGCGCCGGTGCTGTCGCTCACCGAGGCGCCGGGCCACCCGCACCTGGCGGCGCGCGGCACGTACGAGGAGCACTTCGGCGTCCGGCAGCCGGCCGTGGCGCCCCGCCTGTCCGGGACACCCGGCCGGGTCGGCGGCCCGCCGCCCGCGCCCGGCGCCGACACCGAGCCCGTCCTCACCGACTGGGGACTGGGCGCACACCTACCGCGATGGCTGGACGACGGCGTCGTCGGCCGGAAGCAGGGAGCAGCGTACTGA
- a CDS encoding LLM class F420-dependent oxidoreductase, producing MRIGTTLAYAADPRSGADDVAAWEQDGLDVVWVSEAYGFDAPTVMGYLAARTSRVHIGSAILPIFSRTPALLAQTAAGLDAMSGGRAILGLGASGPQVIEGWHGVAYDRPLARTREVIDICRRVWRRETLTNDGLYRLPLPPGEGTGLGKPLKILTHPVRDRIPIHVASLGDRNVRMTAEIADGWLPFLYDPQRAGDVWGAALAAGRAKRPADLGPLEVVAGGPLAIGPDVTGLRDLARPLIALYVGGMGAKGRNFYHDLLCRYGYAAEADRIQELYLDGRKAEAAAAVPAELLERTSLIGPESYVRDRVQEYRDAGVTILNVAPLGEDPRRLVAAVADMAR from the coding sequence ATGCGTATCGGGACGACACTGGCGTACGCCGCCGACCCCAGAAGCGGCGCCGACGACGTGGCCGCCTGGGAACAGGACGGCCTGGACGTGGTCTGGGTGTCCGAGGCGTACGGCTTCGACGCGCCCACCGTGATGGGTTACCTCGCCGCCCGGACGAGCCGGGTCCACATCGGCTCCGCGATCCTGCCGATCTTCTCGCGTACCCCGGCTCTGCTCGCGCAGACCGCCGCGGGCCTGGACGCGATGTCCGGTGGCCGGGCCATCCTCGGCCTCGGCGCGTCCGGACCGCAGGTGATCGAGGGATGGCACGGCGTCGCGTACGACCGGCCGCTGGCCCGCACCCGCGAGGTGATCGACATCTGCCGGCGGGTGTGGCGGCGCGAGACGCTGACGAACGACGGCCTCTACCGGCTGCCGTTGCCGCCCGGCGAGGGCACAGGGCTGGGCAAGCCGCTGAAGATCCTCACCCACCCGGTCCGCGACCGGATCCCGATCCACGTGGCGAGCCTCGGGGACCGGAACGTCCGGATGACCGCCGAGATCGCCGACGGGTGGCTGCCGTTCCTCTACGATCCGCAGCGCGCGGGCGACGTCTGGGGTGCCGCGCTGGCGGCCGGCCGGGCGAAACGGCCGGCTGACCTCGGGCCGCTGGAGGTGGTGGCCGGTGGGCCGCTGGCGATCGGCCCGGACGTGACGGGGCTGCGCGACCTCGCCCGGCCGCTGATCGCCCTGTACGTGGGCGGGATGGGCGCCAAGGGCCGCAACTTCTACCACGACCTGCTGTGCCGCTACGGCTACGCCGCCGAGGCGGACCGTATCCAGGAGCTCTACCTGGACGGCCGCAAGGCCGAGGCCGCCGCCGCGGTGCCGGCGGAACTGCTGGAACGCACCAGCCTGATCGGACCGGAGAGCTACGTGCGTGACCGGGTCCAGGAGTACCGCGACGCGGGCGTGACGATCCTCAACGTCGCGCCGCTGGGCGAGGACCCGCGGCGCCTCGTCGCCGCCGTCGCGGACATGGCCCGGTAG
- a CDS encoding acyl-CoA dehydrogenase family protein encodes MDRAIFTADHLAFAELVRAFIDKEITPHHERWEADSIVDRGVWRAAGAAGLLGFFVDERYGGAGVTDRRFHAVLTEELARAGASGPAFGLHNDIIGPYLTDLTTEEQKQRWLPGFCSGEIVTAIAMSEPGAGSDLAGITTTAVRDGDDWVLNGQKTFISNGILADLVVVVARTDPGAGRRGISLLVVERGMPGFERGRNLDKLGQKAQDTAELFFSDVRVPAANLLGAEGEGFAYLMRNLPLERLSIAVAALAGAETVFAQTLDYCRQRQAFGRPIGSFQHNRFVLAELATELRLGRVFVDNCLVAPDLTAETAAMAKWWCTELQQRVVDRCLQLHGGYGYMREYPVARAYLDARVQTIYGGTTEIMKEVIGRSLGL; translated from the coding sequence ATGGACCGCGCGATCTTCACCGCCGACCACCTCGCGTTCGCCGAACTGGTGCGCGCCTTCATCGACAAGGAGATCACCCCGCACCACGAGCGCTGGGAGGCCGACAGCATCGTCGACCGCGGCGTGTGGCGGGCCGCCGGCGCCGCCGGCCTGCTCGGCTTCTTCGTCGACGAACGGTACGGCGGCGCCGGGGTCACCGACCGGCGCTTCCACGCCGTCCTGACCGAGGAACTCGCCCGGGCCGGTGCGAGCGGGCCCGCGTTCGGCCTGCACAACGACATCATCGGCCCGTACCTGACCGACCTGACCACCGAGGAGCAGAAGCAGCGCTGGCTGCCGGGCTTCTGCTCCGGCGAGATCGTCACCGCCATCGCCATGTCCGAGCCGGGCGCGGGCAGCGACCTGGCGGGCATCACCACCACAGCGGTACGCGACGGCGACGACTGGGTCCTCAACGGGCAGAAGACGTTCATCAGCAACGGCATCCTGGCCGACCTGGTCGTCGTGGTGGCCCGTACCGATCCCGGCGCCGGGCGGCGGGGGATCAGCCTGCTCGTGGTCGAGCGCGGCATGCCGGGATTCGAGCGCGGCCGCAACCTCGACAAGCTCGGGCAGAAGGCGCAGGACACCGCCGAGCTGTTCTTCTCCGACGTCCGCGTACCAGCGGCCAACCTGCTCGGCGCGGAGGGCGAGGGCTTCGCCTACCTGATGCGCAACCTGCCGCTGGAGCGGCTGTCGATAGCCGTCGCGGCGCTCGCCGGGGCCGAGACGGTGTTCGCGCAGACGCTCGACTACTGCAGGCAACGCCAGGCGTTCGGCCGTCCCATCGGCAGTTTCCAGCACAACCGGTTCGTACTCGCCGAACTCGCCACCGAGCTGCGCCTGGGCCGGGTCTTCGTCGACAACTGCCTGGTAGCGCCGGACCTCACCGCGGAGACGGCGGCGATGGCGAAGTGGTGGTGCACCGAGTTGCAGCAGCGCGTCGTGGACCGGTGCCTCCAACTGCACGGCGGCTACGGCTACATGCGCGAGTACCCGGTGGCCCGCGCCTACCTGGACGCCCGCGTCCAGACCATCTACGGCGGCACCACGGAGATCATGAAGGAGGTGATCGGCCGGTCACTCGGCCTGTGA